The Synergistaceae bacterium genome contains the following window.
CAAGTCGAGCTTCGCGTCGCTCAGGAGGGGGCTCCAGTCCTCCAGGCTCCGAAAACCTTTGAGGTTGTTGAAGAGCGTTTTCCGACGTTGACGAAACCCCGCGTGTAAAAGATCGCTCCAAAGAGAATTCTTCATCAAAAAAAGGTTCCGTTCCAGCTTGATTTCCACCAGAGCGGAGTCCACCCGAGGCACTGGGCGAAAACAGGAGGGAGGCACCCGGCGAACTAATGTTGTCCTCCCCATGACTTCGAGGGCCACACCCAGAGGATAACGTTCTTTTGTATCGCGGCGCGCTGTCAATCGTTCCGCAGCCTCTTTTTGCACCATATACAAATGGTAGGTCAGTCCCCGCGACGCAAAGGCGAGAAGCCTCCATATCAGAGGCGTCGTGATGTTGTAGGGGATATTGGCCACGACCTTGTTGGGGAACGGAGACAGGGCGCTGTAATCCGCCCGCGCTGCGTCGTCCCAAAGGACGTTTAACCGCGGATTCTGGGCCTGCAACCCCTCCAACGCGTCTTTTAGGCGCAAATCCA
Protein-coding sequences here:
- the rsmA gene encoding 16S rRNA (adenine(1518)-N(6)/adenine(1519)-N(6))-dimethyltransferase RsmA, whose protein sequence is MLPRTPPRESAKSFHPKKRFGQNFLIDRNILSEIVERAAVAPEDVLLEVGPGEGILTKELLLQGCARLYAVELDLRLKDALEGLQAQNPRLNVLWDDAARADYSALSPFPNKVVANIPYNITTPLIWRLLAFASRGLTYHLYMVQKEAAERLTARRDTKERYPLGVALEVMGRTTLVRRVPPSCFRPVPRVDSALVEIKLERNLFLMKNSLWSDLLHAGFRQRRKTLFNNLKGFRSLEDWSPLLSDAKLDLKIRAEDLSGEEWLRLYNAVHTL